One Pyrus communis chromosome 4, drPyrComm1.1, whole genome shotgun sequence genomic region harbors:
- the LOC137730629 gene encoding cytosolic sulfotransferase 12-like: MKTPQPPPPVVPRYLQEKELSQEDKDFIFSLPTEKGWVADGLHKYHGFWLSTKQMHGVFACQKHFQAVDSDIVLVTTPKSGTTWLKALLFALVKRAHYLDPQRHPLLTENPHVLVPCLEFDVYTDKQVLPDLSSLPRPRLISTHLPYVCLPDSVKHSGCKVVYACREPKDVFVSLWHFSNKLRPVGSGTMSLDEAFDKFCRGVSTSGPFWDHVLGFWKESLKRPESAFFIKYEEMKQEPTLHLRRLAEFLGCPFSPEEETHGVVDGILRLCSFDNLSNLVVNKSGKLPAGLENSAFFRKGEAGDWMNSLTPEMVKKLDSITQEKLHGSGLKF, encoded by the coding sequence ATGAAAACACCTCAACCTCCTCCTCCTGTTGTTCCCCGATACTTGCAAGAAAAGGAACTCAGCCAAGAAGACAAAGACTTTATATTCTCTCTACCTACAGAAAAAGGTTGGGTTGCAGATGGCCTTCACAAGTACCATGGTTTTTGGCTGTCAACTAAGCAAATGCATGGAGTTTTCGCATGCCAGAAACACTTCCAAGCCGTAGATTCTGATATCGTTCTTGTTACCACTCCCAAATCAGGCACCACTTGGCTCAAGGCACTTTTGTTTGCCCTTGTGAAACGAGCGCACTATCTGGACCCTCAGCGACACCCTTTGCTCACAGAAAATCCTCATGTTCTTGTGCCCTGTTTGGAGTTCGATGTCTACACCGACAAACAGGTACTTCCTGACCTCTCCTCCCTGCCCCGTCCAAGGCTCATTTCGACTCATCTACCGTATGTTTGTCTGCCGGATTCTGTCAAACATTCGGGTTGCAAAGTTGTTTACGCGTGTAGAGAACCTAAAGATGTGTTTGTTTCACTTTGGCACTTCTCGAACAAACTGAGGCCAGTGGGTAGTGGAACCATGTCACTTGACGAAGCGTTCGATAAGTTCTGCCGGGGAGTGAGTACGTCCGGACCCTTTTGGGATCACGTACTCGGGTTTTGGAAGGAGAGCTTAAAGAGGCCTGAAAGTGCATTTTTCATCAAGTATGAGGAAATGAAACAAGAGCCCACTCTTCACCTGAGGAGGCTGGCCGAGTTCTTGGGGTGCCCATTTTCCCCGGAAGAAGAGACACATGGAGTTGTGGACGGTATCTTAAGGTTGTGTAGTTTTGACAATTTAAGCAATTTGGTTGTGAATAAAAGTGGGAAATTACCGGCCGGTTTGGAGAATAGTGCATTCTTTAGGAAAGGTGAAGCTGGAGATTGGATGAATAGTTTGACCCCTGAGATGGTGAAAAAACTAGACTCCATTACTCAAGAGAAGTTGCATGGTTCCGGGCTAAAGTTCTAg